One window of Pelobates fuscus isolate aPelFus1 chromosome 9, aPelFus1.pri, whole genome shotgun sequence genomic DNA carries:
- the TAP1 gene encoding antigen peptide transporter 1, giving the protein MKRFSPPVCLAVLDITTLQLLGLCLPQINTLYLPILGAWLVGLSRLLVLILGVRVMRCWSKMPSWMEGDPLPVPYIVLSLLIPSCATICSVVSPNSSSEILYSWKRWDLLVLNYLLTLTSAILWHELGPSAEKEEDETATSSGSLMRLITLLKPYVYRFTLASVFLILSSWGEMALPSYTGRMTDWILNKEDPSAFKSAITAMSLITISSAVTEFLCDCIYNITMSRIHTKTQGQVLRSVLQQEIGFFDTVPTGDITSRVTSDITAMSESLSSNLSLLMWYFMRAVFLIAYMLSLSPKLTLFTLMCLCVITLVPKLSGTFSQSLAVKVQESLSKANQVALEAFSNMKTVRSFANEEGESQRYESRLHDTYQLNKMEALAYGCSNVANSFAGLALKVGILYFGGRLVTNGEVSGGDLVSFVLYEMQFTSAVDVLLRMYPDVRKAVGSSEKVFEYMDRTPQMPKQGTLVPSSLKGHVQFQNVTFSYPKNPDTPALQDVSFELCPGEVTALVGQCDAGKTTVVQLLLRFYEPKNGKILMDGKPISEYENKFYRTKVSVVSQEPTLTSRTIEDNISYGLEKVPQRSVQDAAKVAHVDDFISELTDGYQTGAGQKGGQLSGGQKQRVALARALVRNPKVLILDDATSSLDTKTELDIQSALYDNPQKRTVLLISHRMHTVQQAKRILVLESGRITEQGTHEELLALEGSYWRLWNKQTSSFQRSNGEQEQVE; this is encoded by the exons TCAAATAAACACCTTGTATTTGCCCATCCTTGGGGCCTGGTTGGTGGGTCTATCACGATTATTGGTTCTGATTTTGGGTGTGCGTGTCATGAGGTGCTGGTCCAAGATGCCTTCATGGATGGAAGGAGACCCACTTCCAGTGCCCTACATTGTCCTCAGCCTTCTTATCCCATCCTGTGCCACTATATGCAGCGTAGTGTCACCAAATAGCAGCTCCGAGATCCTCTACAGCTGGAAACGTTGGGACTTGTTAGTGTTGAACTACCTCCTCACATTAACATCAGCTATTCTTTGGCACGAGCTGGGTCCCTCAGCTGAGAAGGAAGAGGATGAGACTGCAACGTCTTCAGGCTCCTTGATGCGCTTGATTACTCTCTTAAAGccttatgtatatagatttacACTTGCGTCAGTATTTCTGATACTGTCATCATGGG GCGAGATGGCTCTGCCTTCCTACACAGGGCGCATGACCGACTGGATTCTGAATAAGGAAGATCCCTCAGCATTTAAAAGTGCCATCACAGCTATGAGTCTGATCACCATCTCCAG TGCGGTGACAGAATTCCTGTGTGACTGTATCTACAATATTACGATGAGCAGAATACACACTAAAACCCAGGGACAGGTTCTCCGCTCTGTCCTGCAGCAGGAGATTGGGTTTTTTGACACCGTACCTACAG GGGACATCACATCTCGCGTTACTTCAGATATCACGGCAATGAGTGAATCTCTGAGCAGTAATCTGAGCCTGTTAATGTGGTACTTCATGAGAGCTGTATTCCTCATTGCTTATATGCTGAGCTTGTCCCCAAAGCTGACACTCTTCActttgatgtgtctgtgtgtcatcaCACTTGTGCCAAAACTCTCAGGAACTTTTTCCCAG AGCCTGGCTGTGAAAGTCCAGGAATCTCTTTCAAAAGCTAATCAGGTTGCACTGGAGGCTTTCTCCAACATGAAGACTGTAAGGAGTTTTGCTAATGAGGAGGGTGAAAGCCAGCGCTATGAAAGCAGATTGCATGATACCTACCAGCTCAACAAAATGGAGGCCCTTGCCTATGGCTGCTCCAATGTGGCCAACAGC TTTGCAGGTCTGGCTTTGAAAGTTGGGATTTTGTACTTTGGAGGACGCTTAGTGACCAACGGAGAAGTCAGCGGTGGAGATCTGGTGTCATTTGTCCTGTATGAGATGCAGTTTACGTCAGCCGTGGAT GTCTTGCTGAGAATGTACCCTGATGTCAGAAAAGCTGTTGGGTCCTCAGAAAAGGTTTTTGAGTATATGGACCGCACTCCACAAATGCCCAAACAAGGCACCCTCGTCCCTAGCAGTCTCAAAGGGCACGTTCAGTTCCAGAATGTTACTTTCTCATACCCGAAAAATCCAGATACCCCAGCTCTGCAG GATGTGTCCTTTGAACTGTGCCCTGGTGAAGTGACAGCTCTGGTGGGTCAATGCGACGCAGGAAAGACCACAGTGGTGCAGCTGCTGCTCAGATTTTATGAACCGAAGAATGGAAAGATTCTAATGGACGGAAAACCAATATCAGAATACGAGAACAAATTCTACCGCACAAAG GTGTCAGTGGTCAGCCAGGAACCAACTCTCACGTCCCGCACCATTGAGGACAATATCTCTTATGGCTTGGAGAAGGTACCCCAGAGATCGGTGCAGGATGCAGCTAAAGTTGCGCATGTTGATGATTTCATTTCAGAATTAACCGATGGATATCAGACAG GTGCTGGCCAGAAAGGAGGGCAGCTTTCTGGTGGTCAGAAGCAGAGGGTGGCATTGGCAAGAGCTCTTGTAAGGAATCCCAAGGTTCTCATTCTAGATGATGCCACAAGTTCCCTGGATACAAAGACTGAGCTCGAT ATTCAGAGTGCCCTGTATGATAATCCCCAGAAACGGACAGTGCTGCTCATCTCTCATCGCATGCACACAGTGCAGCAGGCTAAACGTATCCTGGTACTGGAAAGCGGGCGAATCACAGAGCAGGGGACTCACGAAGAGCTGCTGGCCCTGGAGGGCAGCTACTGGAGACTCTGGAACAAGCAGACCAGCAGTTTCCAGCGAAGTAATGGAGAGCAAGAGCAAGTGGAATGA